In Marispirochaeta aestuarii, the following proteins share a genomic window:
- a CDS encoding N-6 DNA methylase produces the protein MSEANGRAAVVLPDNVLIESGAGETVRKQLLDSAPAYEDLL, from the coding sequence GTGAGCGAAGCGAACGGCCGGGCGGCGGTAGTACTGCCGGATAACGTACTCATCGAAAGCGGTGCGGGCGAGACGGTCCGCAAGCAGCTGCTCGATTCTGCGCCTGCCTACGAGGATCTTCTATAA